One Thermogemmatispora onikobensis genomic window carries:
- the menA gene encoding 1,4-dihydroxy-2-naphthoate octaprenyltransferase, whose protein sequence is MPASWKDWKIWVKNARPFSLTATVSPLLVGTAVAAYEGTFRPGPFALALLASLFLQIGTNYFNEYFDYRYGLDSPQSLGASTVIFRGEMTAGQVLGGAIACFVLAALLGLVLVVLCGPAILLFGLIGMVIAYFYSARPFQLAARGLGDPLVYIAMGFLMTWGAYYVQIPRWSWVAFAASVPVGFLVTAILNMNNIRDYEEDRAVRKLTLPVRLGQTFARRYHAVLVVGSYLAVSLFALAGLLPLHTLIVWISFPLAFINVRSVLSARERAAFIVGFKRTAALHLQFGLLLAIGIAAAALLRPLGL, encoded by the coding sequence GTGCCAGCCTCCTGGAAAGACTGGAAGATCTGGGTGAAGAATGCTCGCCCTTTTTCGCTGACGGCGACGGTGAGTCCGCTGTTGGTCGGTACGGCGGTGGCTGCTTATGAGGGGACCTTTCGCCCTGGGCCTTTCGCTCTGGCCCTGCTGGCGAGCCTCTTTCTCCAGATCGGTACGAACTACTTTAACGAGTATTTCGATTATCGCTACGGCCTCGATAGTCCACAATCGCTCGGGGCCAGTACCGTCATCTTTCGCGGCGAGATGACGGCGGGCCAGGTTTTGGGCGGCGCCATTGCCTGCTTTGTGCTGGCCGCGCTGCTCGGTCTGGTGCTGGTTGTCCTCTGTGGGCCGGCTATCTTGCTCTTTGGCCTCATTGGCATGGTCATCGCCTATTTCTACAGCGCCAGGCCGTTCCAGCTGGCGGCGCGTGGCCTGGGTGATCCGCTGGTCTACATCGCGATGGGCTTTCTGATGACCTGGGGCGCCTACTATGTACAGATCCCGCGCTGGTCGTGGGTGGCTTTTGCCGCCAGCGTGCCGGTGGGCTTTCTGGTCACAGCCATTCTCAACATGAACAACATTCGCGATTACGAGGAAGATCGGGCCGTGCGCAAGCTGACTCTGCCCGTGCGTCTGGGCCAGACCTTTGCCCGCCGCTATCATGCCGTGCTGGTCGTGGGCAGCTACCTGGCCGTGAGCCTCTTCGCGTTGGCCGGCCTGCTGCCGCTGCACACGCTGATCGTCTGGATCAGCTTCCCGCTGGCCTTTATCAACGTCCGCTCCGTACTCAGTGCACGCGAACGCGCCGCCTTTATTGTCGGTTTCAAGCGTACCGCCGCTTTGCATTTGCAGTTTGGCCTGCTGTTGGCCATAGGAATAGCCGCTGCGGCTTTGCTGCGCCCGCTTGGTCTTTGA